One part of the Nostoc sp. PCC 7120 = FACHB-418 genome encodes these proteins:
- a CDS encoding Uma2 family endonuclease: MSVTEEFVTPEDVIFPPGDLYSDEPPLESYLHLQQLILLLKCLEWWWQDRNDFFAAGNLTIYYSPTQRKSEYFRGPDFFVVLGTERRPRKSWVVWQEEGRYPNVIVEILSDSTATTDRGLKKQIYQDTFRTPEYFWFDPDTLEFAGFVLMAGKYQPIEANPQGWLWSQQLELYLGVNQQNLRFYTDEGELVPTPEETAQQEKQRADQEKERSDRLRAKLRELNIDPDTI, translated from the coding sequence ATGTCTGTCACCGAAGAATTTGTTACCCCAGAAGATGTTATCTTTCCTCCAGGGGATTTATATAGTGACGAACCACCTTTGGAAAGTTATTTACATTTACAACAATTAATACTGTTATTAAAGTGTTTAGAGTGGTGGTGGCAAGACCGCAATGACTTTTTTGCCGCCGGGAACCTGACTATTTATTACAGTCCCACTCAGCGTAAGTCAGAATATTTTCGAGGCCCAGACTTTTTTGTGGTGCTGGGAACAGAACGCCGTCCCCGCAAAAGTTGGGTTGTCTGGCAAGAAGAAGGTAGATATCCTAACGTGATTGTGGAAATACTATCAGATTCTACCGCCACTACAGACAGAGGTTTAAAAAAGCAAATCTACCAAGACACATTCCGCACACCTGAGTACTTCTGGTTTGATCCTGATACTTTGGAGTTTGCCGGCTTTGTGTTGATGGCTGGTAAATATCAACCAATTGAAGCAAATCCCCAAGGTTGGCTATGGAGTCAGCAGTTAGAGTTATATTTAGGAGTGAATCAGCAAAATTTACGCTTTTACACGGACGAAGGAGAACTAGTCCCCACACCAGAAGAAACTGCACAACAAGAAAAACAACGCGCTGATCAAGAAAAAGAACGCAGCGATCGCTTAAGAGCGAAGCTGCGAGAATTAAACATAGATCCAGATACTATTTAA
- the rsmI gene encoding 16S rRNA (cytidine(1402)-2'-O)-methyltransferase, translating into MQTDPKPGTLYIVGTPIGNLEDITFRAVRILQNVDLIAAEDTRHTGKLLQHLQVKTPQVSYHEHNRTSRIPELLKHLHSGKAIALVSDAGMPGISDPGYELVKACVEVAIPVVPIPGASAAITALSAAGLPTDKFVFEGFLPAKGQQRREHLEALQTESRTLIFYESPHRLRETLQDLAEVWGSDRQIVLARELTKLYEEFWRGSIGEAIAHYQQKEPQGEYTLLVAGNPPSETLLTEEQLKAELQQLMMQGISRSQASRQLTKYTSLNRRQVYQIALSIVINPE; encoded by the coding sequence ATGCAGACTGATCCCAAACCAGGAACACTATATATAGTTGGTACACCGATTGGTAACTTGGAGGATATCACCTTTCGGGCAGTGCGGATATTGCAAAATGTGGATTTGATTGCGGCGGAAGATACGCGCCATACGGGGAAGTTGCTCCAGCATTTGCAGGTGAAAACACCACAAGTTAGTTACCATGAGCATAATCGTACCAGTCGTATCCCAGAATTATTAAAGCATTTGCATAGTGGTAAAGCGATCGCTCTTGTGAGTGATGCCGGTATGCCGGGAATTTCTGATCCTGGTTACGAACTGGTGAAAGCCTGTGTGGAAGTCGCCATTCCCGTAGTTCCTATTCCTGGGGCGAGTGCGGCAATTACAGCCTTGAGTGCGGCGGGACTACCAACGGATAAGTTTGTATTTGAGGGTTTTCTACCAGCTAAAGGTCAACAAAGACGAGAGCATTTAGAGGCTTTACAAACAGAATCCCGCACTTTAATTTTCTACGAATCGCCCCACCGCCTGCGGGAAACTTTACAAGACTTAGCAGAAGTATGGGGGAGCGATCGCCAAATTGTCCTGGCAAGGGAGTTAACTAAATTATATGAGGAATTTTGGCGGGGGAGTATTGGGGAAGCGATTGCCCATTATCAACAAAAGGAACCCCAAGGTGAATATACACTTTTGGTAGCAGGAAACCCACCCAGCGAAACCCTACTGACAGAGGAACAACTCAAAGCTGAATTGCAACAATTAATGATGCAAGGAATATCGCGATCGCAAGCTAGTCGTCAACTAACTAAATATACCTCCCTCAACCGTCGCCAAGTCTATCAAATTGCTCTTTCCATAGTCATAAATCCTGAATAG
- a CDS encoding sugar kinase: MTNHALFVGLVTLDLIYLAESAPQNNQKLVATDYTVAAGGPATNAAVTFSYLGNQATVLGVVGSHPMTQLIRSDLTKYQVAIADIDPTINTPPPVSSIIVTQATGERAVISINAVKTQASEDSIPPDILHNIDIVLIDGHQMTVGYVITQKARANNIPVVIDGGSWKPGFERILPLVDYAICSANFYPPNCSSSEEAFAYLHNLGIPHIAITHGEQPIEYLSCGEHGTVVVPKITAVDTLGAGDIFHGAFCHYILQASFTKALEGAAKIAADACKLFGTRRWMDVK, from the coding sequence ATGACAAATCACGCTTTATTTGTAGGTTTGGTGACATTAGATTTAATTTACTTGGCTGAATCTGCTCCTCAAAATAATCAGAAATTAGTAGCGACTGATTACACTGTAGCAGCAGGTGGGCCTGCGACTAATGCGGCTGTGACTTTTAGTTATCTGGGTAATCAAGCCACAGTTTTGGGTGTAGTTGGTTCCCACCCGATGACGCAGCTTATTCGTAGTGATTTGACTAAATATCAAGTAGCGATCGCTGACATTGATCCTACTATTAATACACCACCGCCTGTATCTTCAATTATTGTCACCCAAGCCACGGGGGAACGGGCTGTCATTTCTATCAATGCTGTCAAAACTCAAGCTAGTGAAGACTCTATCCCACCAGATATCTTACATAATATTGATATCGTGCTGATTGATGGGCATCAAATGACTGTAGGGTATGTCATCACGCAAAAGGCTAGAGCTAATAATATCCCTGTAGTAATTGATGGCGGTAGTTGGAAACCAGGATTCGAGCGAATCTTACCATTAGTTGATTACGCCATTTGTTCTGCTAACTTTTATCCCCCTAACTGTAGTTCTAGCGAAGAGGCATTCGCATATCTCCATAACTTAGGAATTCCCCACATCGCCATTACCCACGGCGAACAGCCGATTGAATATCTAAGTTGTGGCGAACATGGTACTGTAGTTGTACCTAAGATTACAGCAGTTGATACCCTGGGGGCTGGAGATATTTTTCACGGTGCTTTTTGCCACTACATATTACAAGCAAGTTTTACTAAAGCACTAGAAGGAGCAGCCAAAATTGCGGCTGATGCTTGTAAACTCTTTGGTACACGCCGTTGGATGGATGTGAAATGA
- a CDS encoding 3'(2'),5'-bisphosphate nucleotidase CysQ family protein codes for MKDLQEILAIARAVGWGAAEILQSYYHGTAKDSNLNVQYKQNEPVTVADITVSQYILQKLQAALGQEDFVYVSEETYKSELSENTKTTTDWVWIIDPLDGTRGFIEKTGDYAVHIALVKEHRPVLAVVAIPEAEKLYFALKNSGTFVETRNNSDLLQLSLKNTNKSLEDLTIVVSRSHRNQKLDYLLERLPCQQQKSVGSVGCKIATILEQQADLYISLSGKSAPKDWDIAAPELILTEAGGKFTHFDGTNLQYSTGDINQWGGLLASNGQYHTELCQKIEKILMQFDEM; via the coding sequence ATGAAAGACTTACAAGAGATATTAGCGATCGCTCGTGCTGTAGGTTGGGGTGCAGCCGAAATATTACAATCCTATTATCACGGCACAGCCAAAGACTCAAATCTCAACGTCCAGTATAAACAGAATGAGCCTGTCACCGTTGCCGATATCACTGTCAGTCAATATATTTTACAAAAGCTACAAGCTGCTTTAGGACAAGAAGATTTTGTCTACGTCAGCGAAGAAACCTATAAATCAGAATTATCGGAAAATACAAAGACTACAACTGATTGGGTGTGGATCATTGACCCCTTAGACGGAACCCGTGGTTTTATTGAAAAAACTGGAGATTACGCAGTTCATATTGCTTTAGTTAAAGAACATCGACCAGTTTTAGCGGTGGTAGCGATACCGGAAGCAGAAAAATTATATTTCGCGCTCAAAAATAGTGGTACATTTGTAGAAACACGCAACAACTCCGACCTTTTACAACTATCTTTAAAAAACACAAACAAGTCATTAGAGGATCTCACGATAGTTGTCAGCCGTTCTCACCGTAATCAAAAGTTAGACTACTTACTAGAAAGGTTGCCTTGTCAGCAGCAAAAATCCGTGGGTAGCGTTGGTTGCAAGATAGCCACTATTCTAGAACAGCAAGCAGACCTTTACATTTCCCTATCCGGTAAATCTGCACCTAAAGACTGGGACATAGCCGCTCCAGAGTTAATTTTGACAGAAGCTGGTGGTAAGTTTACTCATTTTGACGGCACGAACTTACAATACAGTACCGGAGACATTAATCAATGGGGTGGCTTACTGGCTAGTAACGGCCAATATCATACAGAACTCTGCCAGAAAATAGAAAAAATATTGATGCAGTTCGACGAGATGTAA
- a CDS encoding RNA recognition motif domain-containing protein, with protein sequence MSIYIGNLSYQVTEEDLKLAFAEYGKVSRVQLPTDRETGRPRGFAFVEMETEAQETAAIEALDGAEWMGRDLKVNKAKPREERSSSPRGGGGSWGNNNRGGGGGGNRRSY encoded by the coding sequence ATGTCAATTTACATCGGTAACTTATCCTACCAAGTTACAGAGGAAGACCTAAAGCTGGCCTTCGCAGAGTACGGAAAAGTTAGCCGCGTTCAATTACCAACCGACCGTGAAACTGGCCGTCCTCGTGGGTTTGCTTTTGTGGAAATGGAAACAGAAGCTCAAGAAACCGCAGCCATTGAAGCACTGGATGGTGCTGAATGGATGGGACGTGATTTAAAAGTCAACAAAGCTAAACCCCGTGAAGAAAGAAGTTCTTCTCCTCGTGGTGGCGGCGGTAGTTGGGGTAATAATAACCGTGGTGGTGGCGGCGGTGGTAATCGCCGTAGTTACTAA
- a CDS encoding terpene synthase family protein, which translates to MEKITFPNLYCPFPERKNQYFEVLQDYALQWVLRFKLIDSESLYQRFSKAKFYLLTAGAYPHCQLEELKIANDVISWLFIWDDQCDISDLGKKPELLKIWCNRFLEILNGAELTADDLPLGFALRDIRNRIINRGSITFFHHFVRNFEDYFYGCIEEAHNRVTVSIPDVEAYIKIRSANAAAALCLNLIEFCDRVMIPYSLRNHDTLNKLTQMTINILAWSNDIFSAPREIANGEVHNLVFVIHHHQKIPLEKAMLAAAAMHNQEVENLVKLESQITYFSAEIDAEITKYISGLHAWIRGNLDWYAHSGRYQITEKLELMAS; encoded by the coding sequence ATGGAAAAAATTACTTTCCCAAATTTATATTGCCCATTTCCAGAAAGGAAAAATCAGTATTTTGAAGTTCTACAAGACTATGCGCTTCAATGGGTACTTCGCTTCAAGCTAATTGATAGTGAATCACTATACCAGCGTTTCTCAAAAGCAAAATTTTATTTACTCACAGCAGGTGCTTATCCTCATTGTCAACTGGAAGAATTAAAAATTGCTAATGATGTAATCAGCTGGTTATTCATTTGGGACGACCAATGTGACATTTCAGACTTAGGGAAAAAACCTGAACTACTGAAAATCTGGTGTAACAGATTCCTAGAAATACTAAATGGAGCAGAACTTACTGCCGATGATCTGCCCCTTGGATTTGCATTAAGAGATATTAGAAACCGCATAATTAACAGAGGAAGCATAACATTCTTCCATCATTTTGTACGTAACTTTGAGGATTATTTTTACGGATGTATTGAAGAAGCTCATAACCGTGTCACTGTATCAATTCCTGATGTTGAAGCTTATATCAAAATCCGTAGTGCAAACGCAGCTGCCGCTCTGTGTCTCAATTTAATTGAATTCTGTGACAGAGTAATGATTCCTTATTCTTTAAGAAATCATGATACTCTCAACAAATTAACTCAAATGACGATTAATATTCTTGCCTGGTCGAATGATATTTTCTCTGCTCCTAGAGAAATAGCTAATGGTGAAGTGCATAATTTAGTTTTTGTCATACATCATCATCAAAAAATTCCTTTAGAAAAAGCCATGTTAGCGGCTGCTGCAATGCACAATCAAGAAGTTGAAAACCTTGTGAAATTAGAATCACAAATTACATATTTTAGTGCAGAAATTGATGCGGAGATTACAAAGTACATATCTGGATTACACGCATGGATACGTGGGAATCTAGATTGGTACGCTCATTCAGGGCGCTATCAAATAACAGAGAAACTAGAATTAATGGCTTCTTGA
- a CDS encoding cytochrome P450, translating into MKYQIQRPNPLKTHPFLQKLQWIADPVEYMKKASLQHPDMFTAEVIGFGDTVVFVSHPQGIQTLFANDRKKLVAVGEANRILYPLVGNNSMFLLEGVKHKQRRQLLMPSFHGERMREYGHLIRNITENLFSQLQQDVTFSALTAMREISMQVILQAVFGFYEGERCQQFKHLLPIFLSELFQSPLASSILFFPSLQKDLGNLTPWGRFVRQREKIDKLLYAEIAERRQEINSDRIDILSLLISARDETGDSMSDKELRDELITLMISGHETTGTAMAWSLYWILQTPEVFQRLIQELDSLGDSPDPMSIFRLPYLTAVCNETLRINPVAMLTLPRVVKEPIELLGNRLETSTTVVGCIYLTHHREDLYPESKLFKPERFLKREFSQYEFMPFGGGVRGCIGQALAMFEMKIVLATVLSRYQLALADRKPERPQRQGFTLTPTNGVKMLITGQHKRQNYSMAASTTFNA; encoded by the coding sequence ATGAAATATCAAATACAGAGACCTAATCCACTAAAAACTCACCCTTTCCTGCAAAAACTACAATGGATAGCTGACCCTGTAGAATACATGAAAAAAGCATCTCTGCAACATCCCGATATGTTTACAGCAGAGGTAATTGGTTTTGGTGACACTGTAGTGTTTGTTAGCCACCCTCAGGGAATCCAGACACTTTTTGCTAATGACAGAAAAAAGTTAGTAGCTGTTGGGGAAGCAAACAGAATTTTGTATCCTTTAGTGGGTAACAATTCTATGTTCCTACTAGAAGGAGTAAAACACAAGCAGCGAAGACAACTCCTTATGCCCTCCTTTCATGGGGAAAGAATGCGCGAGTATGGCCACTTAATCAGAAATATTACTGAAAACCTTTTTAGTCAGCTACAACAGGATGTTACTTTTTCCGCTCTCACAGCAATGCGGGAAATCTCGATGCAGGTTATTTTGCAAGCTGTCTTTGGTTTTTATGAGGGAGAACGTTGTCAACAATTCAAACATTTATTACCAATTTTTCTTTCAGAATTATTTCAGTCCCCATTGGCTTCTAGTATACTCTTTTTCCCTTCACTCCAAAAAGACTTAGGTAATTTGACTCCCTGGGGAAGATTTGTCCGCCAAAGAGAGAAAATTGATAAATTGCTTTATGCAGAAATTGCTGAACGCAGACAGGAAATAAATTCTGATCGTATTGATATTCTTTCCTTACTCATATCAGCTAGAGATGAGACAGGTGATTCCATGTCAGATAAAGAATTACGAGATGAATTGATTACCTTAATGATTTCTGGACATGAAACTACAGGGACAGCTATGGCATGGTCTCTATATTGGATTCTGCAAACGCCAGAAGTATTTCAAAGGCTGATCCAAGAGTTAGACAGCCTTGGTGATTCTCCTGATCCTATGAGTATTTTTCGATTGCCATATCTTACAGCTGTCTGTAACGAAACCTTGCGAATTAACCCTGTTGCCATGTTAACACTACCTAGAGTAGTAAAAGAACCAATTGAGCTATTGGGAAATAGACTAGAGACCAGTACAACAGTAGTTGGTTGCATTTATCTGACTCATCACCGAGAAGATTTATATCCCGAATCAAAGTTATTTAAACCAGAGCGGTTTCTCAAACGTGAATTTTCCCAGTATGAATTCATGCCATTTGGTGGTGGTGTACGTGGTTGTATTGGTCAGGCTCTGGCTATGTTTGAAATGAAGATAGTATTAGCAACAGTCTTATCACGTTATCAACTTGCACTGGCAGATAGAAAACCAGAACGTCCTCAACGTCAAGGTTTTACTCTTACACCTACCAATGGAGTCAAGATGTTAATTACAGGACAACATAAGCGTCAAAACTACTCAATGGCTGCCTCAACAACATTCAACGCATAG